From Pararhizobium sp. A13:
TACGAGATCATGGACACCTACGAGGCCGGTCTGGTTCTGACCGGCACCGAGGTCAAGTCGTTGCGCGAGGGCAAAGCCAATATCGCCGAATCCTACGCCACCGACGAAGGTGGTGAGATGTGGCTGATCAATTCCTATCTGCCGGAATATCTGCAGGCAAACCGCTTCAATCATGAGCCGCGTCGCCGCCGCAAGCTGCTTCTGTCGAAACGGGAGGCCAGCCGGCTTCAGAGCGCGATCAATCGCGAGGGCATGACGCTCATTCCGCTCAAGATCTATTTCAACGATCAGGGCAGGGCGAAGCTCGAGCTGGCACTGGGCAAAGGCAAGAAGCTGCATGACAAGCGTGAGACCGAGAAGGAACGCGACTGGAACCGGCAGAAGAGCAGGCTCCTCAAGGATCACTGATCCTGACACACCCCTCAAAATTCAAAGGACCGGTCTCAAGTGGCCGGTCCTTTCGGTTTCATTCGTTGATGTCGACGGTGGTTGGTTCGACGACGCGGGGCGCTCGCTCGGAGGGGTCGCGACCGACTTCGGCCTTGAGACTGACCAGTTCGATGAAGTGATCGGCCTGACGGCGCAGGTCATCGGCGATCATCGGCGGCTGTGTCGACATGGTCGAGACCACCGAGACTTTGCGTCCCTTGCGCTGCAGCGCTTCCACCAGTGTTGTGAAGTCTCCGTCTCCAGAGAAGATCACAAGGTGATCGACCGTTTCGGACTGTTCCATCGCGTCGATGGCCAGTTCGATGTCCATGTTACCCTTGATTTTCCGCCGGCCGAGCGAATCGGTAAATTCCTTCGCGGGCTTTGTCACAACCTTGTAACCGTTGTAGTCTAGCCAGTCGATCAGCGGGCGGATGGACGAGTATTCCTGGTCCTCGATCAGCGCCGTGTAATAGTAGGCGCGAAGAAGGTAGCCGCGCTTCTGGAAAGCCTTGAGCAGCTTGCGATAATCAATGTCGAAACCAAGGCTTTTCGAGGCCGCGTACAGGTTCGCGCCATCGATGAACAGGGCGATTTTTTCGCGGGGGTCGAACATCGTTTTATCCTTTTTGTTGTCTCAATGTTTTTTTGATTTTCAACCTGGCCGCGCCCGAGTGGGAACCAGTGCGGAATAATCCCGCTTACATTAAGATTTCCTCATATGCTAGCCATCTAAAAGATTTCTTGATATGCCAGCCATCTAAGCCGGAATTTGCTTTAATCTAAAAAAATTCCGGTTGGAATAGCTATTTTTCGCACTTTTTTGCTAAAAATGAGAATTTTGTGGCTTTATTTGGGATTCTTTTTGCCGACATCGTGTCGAGCATCCTGTTTAAGCCGGTATCCTCCCTCCCAGAATGACAATAAGCTTTAGAGGCATTCAATCATCATTTATGAGGATGTCAAAGCCTATCGATGGACCGTGATTGCTCGGAGTCGCTTGGCATGGGCATCTGGCGGCTGCTGATTGCGCGGATATCTTTTTCTGCGATGCAGGAAAAACTTGAATTTGTCCGCTTTTGATTGTATCGGGCAGGTTAATTCCTGAAATCGGAGCCACGCATACCGTCAGGCCGACGGCTGGCCGGGCTCCGATGTTGTTAATCAGCGCAAGCGACGGATCATTTCAGGGTATCCGCGATTGAAGCTGCGCTCTCGAGACCCAAAGGACAGGCAATGGCCCGCGTCACTGTTGAAGATTGCATCGACAAAGTCGATAACCGTTTCGAACTCGTCCTTCTGGCAAGCCACCGCGCCCGCCTGATCTCGCAGGGTGCTGCGATCACCATCGACCGCGACAACGACAAGAACCCGGTGGTTGCTCTGCGCGAGATTGCAGATGAAACGTTGTCTCCCGGCGATCTGAAGGAAGACCTGATCCACTCGCTGCAGAAGCATGTCGAAGTGGACGAACCCGAACCCGATCCGTCGTCGATGATCAGCGGCGATGCCGCTGCGGCCTTCGCTGAAACGGCTGAAGATGATGATCAGCCGGAGCCGATCACCTTCGATCGCATGTCGGAAGAAGAGCTGCTGGCCGGCATCGAAGGTCTGGTTCCGCCGGAAAAAAGCGACGACTACTAAGCCGTTGCTCGTCCGGCTTGTCGCCGGACGCGACGCTCTGACGCAATGCCGCGTTTTCGTTCAGAAATCGCGTAAAGCCGGTATTTGCAAAGCAGTGCGCCACTCCTATGATTGGCGCACTTTTTCTTTTCCGGATATCTCCTGGAGCCGCTAGCGGATGATGCGCCAATACGAGCTCGTTGAGCGCGTTCAAAAATACAAGCCCGATGTAAACGAGGCGCTGCTGAACAAGGCCTATGTTTACGCCATGCAGAAACATGGCCAGCAGAAGCGGGCGAGCGGCGACCCCTATATTTCCCATCCCCTCGAAGTCGCTGCGATCCTCACCGAGATGCATCTCGATGAATCGACCATCGCGGTAGCACTTCTGCACGATACGATCGAGGATACGACGGCGACACGTGCCGAGATCGACGATCTGTTCGGCGAGGACATCGGCGCTCTTGTCGAGGGGCTGACCAAGATCAAGAAGCTCGATCTGGTGACCAAGAAGGCCAAGCAGGCGGAAAACCTGCGCAAGCTGCTTCTGGCGATTTCCGACGATGTACGCGTGCTTCTCGTCAAGCTTGCCGACCGACTGCACAATATGCGCACGCTCGATCATATGTCGGCGGAAAAGCGCGCGCGGATTTCCGAGGAGACGATGGATATCTATGCGCCGCTTGCCGGCCGCATGGGTATGCAGGACATGCGCGAGGAACTCGAGAACCTCTCGTTCCGCCATATCAATCCCGAAGCCTTCGAGACGGTCACCCGCCGCCTGAACGAATTGTCGACGCGCAACGAAGGGCTGATCAAGAAGATCGAGGACGAACTAGGCGAACTCATTCTGGCAAGGGGACTGGTGGGCGCCGTCGTCAAGGGCCGGCAGAAGAAACCCTATTCGGTCTTCAAGAAGATGCAGTCGAAGTCGCTCTCCTTCGAGCAACTGTCCGACGTCTGGGGCTTCCGCGTTATCGTTGCGGATATCCCGGATTGTTACCGCGCGCTCGGCATCGTTCATACCCGCTGGCGCGTCGTGCCCGGCCGGTTCAAAGACTACATCTCGACGCCGAAGCAGAACGACTATCAGTCGATTCACACCACGATCGTCGGACCCTCCCGCCAGCGCATCGAACTGCAGATCCGGACGCGGCACATGCATGAGATCGCCGAATACGGGATTGCTGCGCACACGCTCTACAAAGACAGTGTCGAGCCGGCCGGCGACGTCAGGATGTCGCCGAAGTCCAATGCGTATTCCTGGCTGCGCCGGACGATCGAGTCTCTGGCGGAAGGGGACAATCCGGAAGAGTTCCTTGAGCATACCAAGCTCGAACTGTTCCAGGACCAGGTCTTCTGTTTCACCCCGAAAGGTCAGTTGATCGCCTTGCCGCGTGGTGCGACGCCGATCGATTTCGCCTATGCCGTCCATACCAATATCGGCGACACCTGCGTCGGGGCAAAGATCAATGGCCGCATCATGCCGTTGGTCACGCGACTGAACAACGGCGACGAAGTGGAGATCGTCCGCTCCGGCATTCAGGTGCCGCCGCCGGCCTGGGAAGAAATCGTCGTCACCGGCAAGGCGCGCGCCGCCATCCGCCGCGCCACCCGCGCTGCCGTGCGCAAGCAATATTCCGGGCTTGGCTACCGCATTCTCGAGCGCACGTTCGAACGGGCGGGCAAGTCGTTTACCCGCGAGGCGATGAAGCCGGTCCTGCATCGTCTCGGCCACAAGGATATCGAGGATGCGATCGCAGCCGTTGGTCGCGGCGAGCTTTCCTCGCTTGACGTGCTGCGCGCCGTCTTCCCCGATCATCAGGACGAGCGCGTCACGGTGAAGCCACAGGACGAAGGCTGGTTCAATATGCGCAGCGCCGCCGGCATGGTGTTCAAGCTGCCAAACCGGCCGAAGGACATGTTCGACATGCTTGAGGGGGAGGGGCCGGAAGCGCTGCCCATTCGCGGGCTGTCGGGCAATGCCGAAGTTCATTTCAGCGCCTCGGGCGCCGTGCCAGGGGACCGCATCGTCGGCATCATGGAAAAGGACAGGGGCATAACGATCTATCCGATTCAGTCCCCCAGCCTGCAGAAGTTCGACGATGAGTCCGAGCGGTGGATCGATGTGCGCTGGGACCTCGACGAAGCGAACAACACCCGCTTCATGGCCCGCATACAGATCAATGCGCTGAACGAGCCCGGTACGCTTGCCGAAATTGCCCAGTCGATCGCGACCAGCGACATCAACATCCGCACGCTCTCGATGGGCCGGGTGGCCGCCGATTTCAGCGAGTTCCAGCTCGATCTGGAAGTCTGGGATCTTCGCCAGCTCAATCACCTGATTACCCAGATCCGCGAATTGCCCAGCGTTTCCACGGTCAAGCGCGTCTTCGAGTGATGCCGCGTTTGCGGCATCACCGAATAGGGAAAGCCTTTCCTGCGTCCTTCTGAAAGACCGGTTGTTCCACGCGGTTCTTCGTGGGAACATGCCATTCTTCTCGGACGGAGGATGCGATGCGTGCACTGCTGCGAGCACTGGCTTTCGGACTTGTCCTGGGACTGCCTGCGGATTTTTCGGTCGCGGCAGATACCAATCTTCAATTGTTCGGACGGGATGTCGGCAAGGAAAAGGCCTATGCCTGCTATGCCCGGACATACACCAAGGCGCATCTCGCCAGTCATCCCGATCAGAACGTCCGCGACATGATGGTTTTCGTCGATAGCTACGAGGACGAGGGTGGCGCCGGCCGTCAGTATATCCTGGGCATGTCGGTCAATTTCCGCCAGTTGAAAAGACCCTACAGCGTCTATGGCGGATGTTCCGCCGGCACGGATGGAAAACAGGCCCTGCACTGCGGCATTGAATGCGACGGCGGCACCATCGCCGTCCGCATCAAGGACAAGAATTCCATCCTCCTCGATATTCCCGACGGCGCGCGGGTCAGCGACGAAGAGGGCGAGGAGGAATTGAGCGACTTGCCCGAAGGCGCCAAGTTCGGATCGGACGACAAGATTTTCCGTCTCGACCGCACGGCACTTTCGAGCTGCCTGCCGCTTGCTTCCGACGAGGAAACCAAGGCCGCTCTGCTGGCGGCGCATTGAGGTGGTGTCATGTCGATCAAACGCCGGACTGTCTTCACGCGTGCCCTGATCGCGCCGCTCGCCGCGCTCTTTGCAGGACGCGCCGCGTCTGCCGCGACGGCGTTGCCCGATGTCGGCAGGCAAAGGGTCGTCTATCACCTTGCCGATACCGAGAAGGTGATGTTTGTTCTTGGGAATATCCGCAACCATATAGAGGGCATGGGCGGGCCGCAGGCCGTGGATATCGTGCTTGTCGTGCATGGCCCCGCATTGACCCTTTTCCACACGCTGAAAGCCAACCCCAAAATGGCCAAGCAGGTGGCCCGGATGAGCGCGGAAGGTGTTCGCATGGCCGCGTGCGGCAATGCGATGGCGGCGCAAAAGCTGGAGATCGCCGATTTGCTGCCCGGTTTTGTCCGCGCCGACGAGGGCGGCGTTGTCCGCATCGCGAAGCTTCAGACCGAGGGCTACGTCTACATTCGGCCATGATTGGCGGCATTTCCGCATAGTCGGACGGCAGTTGCTCCGAAAATGTGCACTTTAAGGGGTAAAGTGATGCATGTCATGCGTGAAACGCATGGCTGCCGCCTCTTTGTAGCTCTGGTGAATAAGCGCGGCCTCAACTATCTTCAGCGTCGGGAGGTAAACGAAAGAGGTTTACCATGTTTAAGCAACTGAAGAAAATCACCCGCGCCCTGCGCGTACCGTCTGCTGAAGAGCGGGAAATGAACTATCTCAATGGTTCGCTCGACCGGATCGATCTGGAATACCGTCAGCGTCAGGTTGACCGCGGCCTGTTCCGCAACTCCTTCTAAGTCACGCTGCCGTCCGGCTGCCTGTTTCGGCAGGCTGCCGGGACATATGCAAATTGCGCATGCCTGACTGGTTCGCTGTGCATGATGCGCAGGCGCCCTGAAGTGCCGGGCATGATGGCCCGATCTGCGGCATATTTGCGCTTGGCCATGCCGGAATGCTGATTTTCCGGTACCTGCCATTGAACAGCCATATCCGCATCGTCTATCAGGACAGCATGTTGTTCAGACGCAAGAAGCCCGCAACCTTGTCGGGAAGGCTCCGTGAGTTTCTGTGGCCGCGAAAGGGCTTTTCCCGCGGCGTGCGGTATTTGTCGATGCGCGTCCTGCGGCTATCGTCCTCTCCGCATTCCATCGCCGTCGGCGTTGCCGCCGGGGCAGCGTCTTCCGCAACGCCGTTTGTCGGCTTTCACATCATCATCGCCCTTGCTGTTGCCTACCTGCTGTCGGGCAATCTGATCGCTGCCGGCATAACAACCGCGCTTGCCAATCCGCTGACCATACCGTTCATTCTCGTCGCGACCTACGAGGTTGGCGTGGTGATCCTTGGTACAGGCGGCAGCGGTGCTCTGACGGGGGAAAACATCCTCCATATGCTGAGCCATCTTGAACTGGCGCAGTTATGGGAGCCTTTGCTCAAGCCGATGCTGATCGGCTCGGTGCCGCTTGCGGCCGCAAGTGCCGCTCTTTTCTATGTCGCGGCCTTTTATGCCGCCAAGCTGTTCCAGTCCCGCCGCAAGGTTCGGCGCTGCGGCAACGTGCAGGCCCGCACGGCGGGATCGGCGAATGGTCCTTGATCTCACGAATTTTTAACTTGGCAGACGGCTGTCCGTTTGCTCTTGTCCAGCGACGCGGCCTCAACGCTCATAAGGTATTTCGTTTCGATGATTATCGGCATCGGCAGTGACTTGATCGACATCAGGCGTATTGAAAACTCGCTTGAACGCTTCGGCGAGCGGTTTAGCCAGCGCTGCTTCACCGAAATAGAGATCCGGAAATCCGAAGGCCGGAAAAACCGCGCCGAATCCTATGCCAAGCGGTTTGCGGCGAAGGAAGCCTGTTCGAAGGCACTCGGGACAGGCATGGCGCAAGGCGTGTTCTGGAAGGACATGGGCGTCGTCAACCTGCCGGGCGGCAAGCCGACGATGCAGCTGACCGGCGGTGCTGCCGAAAGACTTGCAGCAATGCTGCCGGCCGGTCACCGCGGTGTCATTCATCTCACCATCACCGACGACTTTCCGCTGGCGCAGGCCTTCGTGATAATCGAAGCTCTGCCCGTTGCCCCGGATTAAGGAAGCGTTTAGAGCATGTCCGAATGAAGCGGACCGGAAAACGGGTGTGGTTCATTTGAAAAAGCGGCGCCGGGCACGATGTGCATCAGGCCGTCATTCAGATGTCCGGCAGGATACAAACCGCAGGCAATATCTTCGCTCGACGCGACAACCGGTCGAGCGCTCATGGATCAAGGAACGACGGCGTGGCAGAAAAAATAGAAAAGAAGCAGAGTGGCCTTTGGGAAAACGTCAAGGTCATTATCCAGGCGCTTCTCTTGGCAGTGGTGATCCGCACCGTCTTCTTCCAGCCCTTTACGATCCCCTCCGGTTCGATGATGCCGACGCTGCTGGTCGGCGACTACATCTTCGTCAACAAGTTCGCCTATGGCTACTCCAAATATTCCCTGCCGTTTTCGCCAGATCTGTTCAGCGGCCGTATTTTCGCCAGTGAGCCGAAGCGCGGCGATGTCGTGGTGTTTCGTTTCCCGCCGAACCCGGACATCGATTACATCAAGCGCCTGATCGGTCTTCCGGGCGACAGGATCCAGGTTCGCGACAGCATTCTCTACGTCAACGACAAGCCCGTTCCGCGCGTGCCGGATGGCGCCTTCCGCGCTGACGACCAATATGACACGGGCGCTGAAGTTCCAGTCTATCGCGAGACGCTGGACAACGGCGTCACGTTCGATACGCTCGATCAGTTTCCGGATTCGCGCGGCGACAACACACGTGAGTTCATCGTTCCGGAAGGCCATTATTTCATGATGGGCGACAACCGCGACAACTCGGCCGACAGTCGTTTCGATGTCGGTTTCGTGCCCGCGCAGAACCTCATCGGCCGTGCCAGCATGATCTTCTTCTCGCTCGGCAATGACACGTCGTTCCGCGAAGTGTGGAAATGGCCGACGAACCTGCGATACGACCGTCTTTTCAAGAGTGTCGAATGAGTAAGGGCCGTTCGCTGAGCACGGAGGACCGGGAGCGCCTTGAAGCTGCGATCGGCTACAGCTTCGTTCAGAAGGAACGGCTCGACCGGGCGCTGACCCATGCCAGCGCCCGCAATGCCAAGGGCTCGAACTACGAGCGCCTGGAGTTCCTCGGTGACCGTGTGCTCGGGCTCTGCGTCGCCGAGCTTCTGTTCCAGACCTTCAAGGAAGCAGACGAAGGCGAGCTTTCCGTTCGCCTGAACCAGTTGGTCAGCGCCGAAAGCTGCGCGCTCGT
This genomic window contains:
- the smpB gene encoding SsrA-binding protein SmpB — translated: MAPKGSQRVVKRIVAENRKARFNYEIMDTYEAGLVLTGTEVKSLREGKANIAESYATDEGGEMWLINSYLPEYLQANRFNHEPRRRRKLLLSKREASRLQSAINREGMTLIPLKIYFNDQGRAKLELALGKGKKLHDKRETEKERDWNRQKSRLLKDH
- a CDS encoding NYN domain-containing protein, producing MFDPREKIALFIDGANLYAASKSLGFDIDYRKLLKAFQKRGYLLRAYYYTALIEDQEYSSIRPLIDWLDYNGYKVVTKPAKEFTDSLGRRKIKGNMDIELAIDAMEQSETVDHLVIFSGDGDFTTLVEALQRKGRKVSVVSTMSTQPPMIADDLRRQADHFIELVSLKAEVGRDPSERAPRVVEPTTVDINE
- the rpoZ gene encoding DNA-directed RNA polymerase subunit omega; the protein is MARVTVEDCIDKVDNRFELVLLASHRARLISQGAAITIDRDNDKNPVVALREIADETLSPGDLKEDLIHSLQKHVEVDEPEPDPSSMISGDAAAAFAETAEDDDQPEPITFDRMSEEELLAGIEGLVPPEKSDDY
- a CDS encoding bifunctional (p)ppGpp synthetase/guanosine-3',5'-bis(diphosphate) 3'-pyrophosphohydrolase gives rise to the protein MMRQYELVERVQKYKPDVNEALLNKAYVYAMQKHGQQKRASGDPYISHPLEVAAILTEMHLDESTIAVALLHDTIEDTTATRAEIDDLFGEDIGALVEGLTKIKKLDLVTKKAKQAENLRKLLLAISDDVRVLLVKLADRLHNMRTLDHMSAEKRARISEETMDIYAPLAGRMGMQDMREELENLSFRHINPEAFETVTRRLNELSTRNEGLIKKIEDELGELILARGLVGAVVKGRQKKPYSVFKKMQSKSLSFEQLSDVWGFRVIVADIPDCYRALGIVHTRWRVVPGRFKDYISTPKQNDYQSIHTTIVGPSRQRIELQIRTRHMHEIAEYGIAAHTLYKDSVEPAGDVRMSPKSNAYSWLRRTIESLAEGDNPEEFLEHTKLELFQDQVFCFTPKGQLIALPRGATPIDFAYAVHTNIGDTCVGAKINGRIMPLVTRLNNGDEVEIVRSGIQVPPPAWEEIVVTGKARAAIRRATRAAVRKQYSGLGYRILERTFERAGKSFTREAMKPVLHRLGHKDIEDAIAAVGRGELSSLDVLRAVFPDHQDERVTVKPQDEGWFNMRSAAGMVFKLPNRPKDMFDMLEGEGPEALPIRGLSGNAEVHFSASGAVPGDRIVGIMEKDRGITIYPIQSPSLQKFDDESERWIDVRWDLDEANNTRFMARIQINALNEPGTLAEIAQSIATSDINIRTLSMGRVAADFSEFQLDLEVWDLRQLNHLITQIRELPSVSTVKRVFE
- a CDS encoding DsrE family protein, with the protein product MSIKRRTVFTRALIAPLAALFAGRAASAATALPDVGRQRVVYHLADTEKVMFVLGNIRNHIEGMGGPQAVDIVLVVHGPALTLFHTLKANPKMAKQVARMSAEGVRMAACGNAMAAQKLEIADLLPGFVRADEGGVVRIAKLQTEGYVYIRP
- a CDS encoding DUF3563 family protein — encoded protein: MFKQLKKITRALRVPSAEEREMNYLNGSLDRIDLEYRQRQVDRGLFRNSF
- a CDS encoding DUF2062 domain-containing protein, producing MLIFRYLPLNSHIRIVYQDSMLFRRKKPATLSGRLREFLWPRKGFSRGVRYLSMRVLRLSSSPHSIAVGVAAGAASSATPFVGFHIIIALAVAYLLSGNLIAAGITTALANPLTIPFILVATYEVGVVILGTGGSGALTGENILHMLSHLELAQLWEPLLKPMLIGSVPLAAASAALFYVAAFYAAKLFQSRRKVRRCGNVQARTAGSANGP
- the acpS gene encoding holo-ACP synthase → MIIGIGSDLIDIRRIENSLERFGERFSQRCFTEIEIRKSEGRKNRAESYAKRFAAKEACSKALGTGMAQGVFWKDMGVVNLPGGKPTMQLTGGAAERLAAMLPAGHRGVIHLTITDDFPLAQAFVIIEALPVAPD
- the lepB gene encoding signal peptidase I, coding for MAEKIEKKQSGLWENVKVIIQALLLAVVIRTVFFQPFTIPSGSMMPTLLVGDYIFVNKFAYGYSKYSLPFSPDLFSGRIFASEPKRGDVVVFRFPPNPDIDYIKRLIGLPGDRIQVRDSILYVNDKPVPRVPDGAFRADDQYDTGAEVPVYRETLDNGVTFDTLDQFPDSRGDNTREFIVPEGHYFMMGDNRDNSADSRFDVGFVPAQNLIGRASMIFFSLGNDTSFREVWKWPTNLRYDRLFKSVE